In Acinetobacter piscicola, a single window of DNA contains:
- a CDS encoding ribonuclease E inhibitor RraB: MTRDFEQFPDDDNGNLLWQMQEDGDDLDEVHEIEFSMYFKTQALAEKCALHLLLEEQKVSMYLDEEIEPNEWVITVFVNLLPEYTDIVDLEEWFNKIATEFNGEYDGWGCTTYVFDDAFDEDDFTEEELGELK; the protein is encoded by the coding sequence ATGACACGCGATTTTGAACAATTCCCTGATGATGATAACGGCAATTTATTGTGGCAAATGCAAGAAGATGGTGATGATTTAGATGAAGTACATGAAATTGAATTTTCAATGTATTTTAAAACCCAAGCACTTGCTGAAAAATGTGCATTACATTTATTACTAGAAGAACAAAAAGTCTCAATGTATCTTGATGAAGAAATTGAGCCCAATGAATGGGTGATTACTGTTTTTGTCAATTTACTTCCTGAATATACCGATATTGTTGATCTTGAAGAATGGTTCAACAAAATTGCGACAGAATTTAACGGTGAATATGATGGTTGGGGATGCACCACTTATGTCTTTGATGATGCATTTGATGAAGATGACTTTACTGAAGAAGAATTAGGTGAATTAAAATAA
- a CDS encoding zinc ribbon domain-containing protein YjdM, with protein MSLPHCPKCSSEYTYQDGDLLICPECSHEWTQGEQAVQDEQHMIKDAFGNILNDGDTVTVVKDLKIKGSSAVVKVGTKVKNIRLLPDASDGHDIDCKIEGVGSMKLKSEFVKKA; from the coding sequence ATGTCTTTACCCCATTGCCCAAAATGCAGTTCTGAGTACACTTATCAAGATGGTGATCTACTGATTTGTCCTGAATGCTCACATGAGTGGACACAAGGAGAGCAGGCCGTACAAGATGAACAGCATATGATTAAAGATGCCTTTGGCAATATTTTGAATGATGGCGATACAGTCACGGTTGTCAAAGATTTAAAAATTAAAGGTTCATCTGCTGTGGTTAAAGTCGGTACTAAAGTTAAAAATATTCGTTTATTGCCCGATGCGAGTGATGGTCATGATATTGACTGTAAAATTGAGGGTGTGGGGAGTATGAAACTCAAATCTGAATTTGTGAAAAAGGCATAA
- a CDS encoding DUF2939 domain-containing protein, translating to MRKVSYFLSFSVMLSLVLWFASPYWMLYQINQAIQHNQAAKISQYIDYPRVQASLEPQIQQKIISRLGLENNHTWFGRFSERVSDQLARQVVQTLVTPESIMVLMKGKALKEVIQLKISHVTAVMIQETKPLNQQVSNQWLSEKDKQHVITIHPNKVEAQYISLNTFQVIVPTFSQGKTQFIFQRHYIKWQLVGIYLI from the coding sequence ATGAGAAAAGTATCTTATTTTTTGAGTTTTTCTGTAATGTTGTCTCTTGTTCTTTGGTTTGCTTCACCCTATTGGATGTTGTACCAAATCAATCAAGCGATACAACATAATCAAGCCGCGAAGATTTCTCAATACATTGATTATCCTCGTGTACAAGCAAGTTTAGAACCACAAATTCAACAAAAAATAATCAGTCGTTTAGGTTTGGAAAATAATCATACTTGGTTCGGGCGTTTTAGTGAGCGTGTGAGTGATCAACTTGCAAGGCAAGTCGTGCAGACACTTGTAACCCCCGAAAGCATTATGGTTTTAATGAAGGGCAAGGCACTCAAAGAAGTGATTCAACTCAAAATATCTCATGTAACCGCCGTTATGATACAAGAAACCAAACCACTTAATCAGCAAGTCTCAAATCAGTGGTTATCTGAAAAAGATAAGCAGCATGTCATAACAATCCATCCAAATAAAGTTGAAGCACAGTATATTTCTTTAAATACTTTTCAAGTGATTGTGCCAACATTTTCGCAAGGTAAAACTCAATTTATTTTTCAACGCCATTATATAAAATGGCAATTAGTTGGAATTTATTTGATTTGA
- a CDS encoding YybH family protein, translating into MKYEVDGDPITAKNILTQIQKWDDALKNNDLEKMTQHYADDISLFDVSSQLNGLEQYKTELEKVSPYFTSSMDIRRRDIKIHVSGDLAFLYCYTKVENPQLSSILQMPWCRTTLCLQKKDEQWILLHQHISMPVNILTKKAIDLKVKPKLKLVV; encoded by the coding sequence ATGAAATATGAGGTGGATGGTGATCCTATTACTGCAAAAAACATTCTGACACAAATACAAAAATGGGACGATGCACTAAAAAATAATGATTTAGAAAAAATGACTCAGCACTATGCCGATGACATCAGTTTATTTGATGTGAGTTCACAGCTAAATGGGCTTGAGCAATACAAAACAGAATTAGAAAAAGTTAGTCCATATTTTACCTCGAGTATGGATATTCGTAGACGTGATATTAAAATTCATGTCTCAGGTGATTTGGCATTTTTATATTGTTATACCAAAGTGGAAAATCCACAATTGAGTTCAATATTACAAATGCCGTGGTGTCGTACAACATTATGTTTACAAAAGAAAGATGAACAATGGATTTTATTGCATCAACATATCTCTATGCCCGTTAATATACTGACGAAAAAAGCAATTGATTTGAAGGTTAAACCAAAATTGAAGTTAGTGGTATAA
- a CDS encoding low temperature requirement protein A, giving the protein MSNSFFAKYEWLKPLSPRDPHEKHRVATSLELLFDLIFVVAIATAGQQLHHAIVENHLAHGILLYCMVFFALWWAWMNFSWFASAYDNDDALYRVMTFVQIIGSLVLAAGIPSAFQQQDFDVIIIGYAIMRFALVSQWLRVAISDPARKTTALRYACGIVVVQIGWLFFHFSPIHFSVYLFAILVIAELCVPIWAESANMTPWHPHHIAERYSLLTIIVLGESIVGSYAAISDALAHQHVSTELIFLMIGGLIMMFTVWWAYFDHEIADRLNSRKRAFSWGYGHFFIFISIAALGASLAAAVDISTHQAEISAQWGGWLVAIPLVMYSASLWLLHEVHHLQGMKKWLYPLTTIIVLSIPYVVPEIGYAVFIMAIVYALRLIFSKCYLAR; this is encoded by the coding sequence ATGTCAAATTCATTTTTTGCAAAGTATGAATGGTTAAAACCATTGTCTCCTCGTGATCCACATGAAAAACATCGGGTTGCCACTTCTTTAGAATTATTATTTGACCTGATTTTTGTGGTGGCCATTGCAACAGCAGGGCAGCAACTCCATCATGCCATTGTTGAAAATCATCTTGCACATGGAATATTACTGTATTGCATGGTGTTTTTTGCTTTGTGGTGGGCATGGATGAACTTTAGTTGGTTTGCGTCTGCCTATGACAATGATGATGCCTTATATCGCGTCATGACTTTTGTCCAAATCATTGGTTCTTTGGTGTTGGCAGCAGGTATTCCGAGTGCATTTCAACAGCAAGACTTTGATGTGATTATCATTGGTTATGCCATTATGCGCTTTGCTTTAGTGAGTCAATGGTTACGGGTTGCCATCAGTGATCCTGCACGAAAAACTACAGCTTTACGTTATGCATGTGGGATTGTTGTTGTACAAATCGGATGGTTATTTTTTCACTTTAGCCCGATTCATTTTAGTGTTTATCTTTTTGCAATCTTGGTCATCGCTGAATTATGTGTGCCGATTTGGGCAGAATCTGCCAATATGACACCGTGGCATCCACATCATATTGCAGAGCGTTATTCGCTGCTGACGATTATTGTATTAGGCGAGTCGATTGTGGGAAGTTATGCTGCGATCAGTGACGCATTGGCACATCAACATGTCAGTACTGAGCTTATTTTCTTAATGATCGGCGGTTTGATCATGATGTTTACAGTCTGGTGGGCATATTTTGATCATGAAATTGCGGATCGTCTAAATAGCCGTAAACGTGCATTTTCTTGGGGATATGGGCATTTCTTTATTTTTATTAGTATTGCGGCGCTGGGTGCAAGTCTAGCGGCTGCTGTAGATATTAGTACCCATCAAGCCGAAATTTCGGCACAATGGGGGGGATGGTTGGTGGCGATTCCTTTGGTTATGTATAGCGCAAGTTTATGGCTATTACACGAAGTACATCATTTACAGGGCATGAAAAAATGGCTGTATCCATTGACGACAATCATTGTGCTTAGTATTCCTTATGTGGTGCCAGAGATTGGTTATGCCGTTTTCATTATGGCAATTGTCTATGCATTACGTTTGATTTTTTCAAAATGTTATTTGGCGCGTTAA
- a CDS encoding NUDIX hydrolase translates to MGFHDFYRMSSHAVICNAQQQILLLKATYADHAWGLPGGGLDVGETIHEALIRECHEEIGCKVQIEYLSGVYFHSAVNSHAFIFKCQLDRCAEIQLSAEHSAYRWFTLDELSVVQKVRIEDCLNFNGTVHSRAF, encoded by the coding sequence ATGGGTTTTCATGATTTTTACCGAATGAGTTCACATGCCGTCATTTGTAATGCACAGCAGCAAATTTTATTGTTAAAAGCCACCTATGCCGATCATGCATGGGGCTTACCTGGGGGTGGTTTGGATGTTGGTGAAACTATTCATGAGGCTTTAATACGAGAATGTCACGAAGAAATTGGATGCAAGGTACAGATCGAGTATTTATCAGGTGTGTATTTTCATTCAGCCGTGAACTCCCATGCTTTTATTTTTAAATGTCAGTTAGATCGATGTGCCGAAATTCAACTCAGTGCTGAGCATTCAGCGTATCGTTGGTTTACTTTGGATGAGCTTTCAGTTGTGCAAAAAGTGCGGATCGAAGATTGTTTAAATTTTAATGGAACGGTACACAGTCGGGCATTTTAA
- a CDS encoding DUF1176 domain-containing protein has translation MTPHLPKKISLGILFIFFNGTSFAAIQGMSFEHKDWELSCDNTGTCRAAGYQSDEDFESPVSVLLTRKAGENMPVVAEVQFGENEDNPNVHAQYELKINGKSYGWVNNSTESSTLNPSQIKALLATAQRDATVTFEAGKQNFRLSGQGMSAVLLKMDEFQKRLGTSSALIKKGQNTNQHVLQAEAKPIMVAQDVMQGKETQLLPKSEQALKIIRLLKPTTNTDDCPTLFGESDYFESDRVVITPITSELSIVHHPCWSGAYNFGTGVWVMNKKLTQVKQLVSTSISDESDNQLFENHKGRGIGDCWSQTEWTWNGQRYVQTLDSTTGMCKGFAGGAWSLPTVIVEVKGLKQ, from the coding sequence ATGACACCGCATTTACCTAAAAAAATAAGCTTAGGGATTTTGTTTATATTCTTTAATGGTACAAGTTTTGCTGCCATACAAGGAATGAGTTTTGAACATAAAGATTGGGAATTAAGCTGTGATAATACAGGAACATGCCGCGCAGCAGGGTATCAGTCTGATGAGGATTTTGAGTCTCCTGTCAGTGTACTGTTGACTCGAAAAGCAGGTGAAAATATGCCTGTAGTTGCTGAAGTACAGTTTGGTGAAAATGAAGATAACCCAAATGTACATGCTCAATATGAGCTTAAAATAAATGGCAAATCTTATGGTTGGGTGAATAATAGCACTGAATCGAGTACGCTCAATCCCAGTCAAATTAAAGCCTTATTAGCCACGGCACAACGTGATGCAACGGTGACCTTTGAAGCAGGCAAGCAAAATTTTAGATTGTCAGGACAAGGCATGAGTGCTGTTTTATTGAAAATGGATGAGTTTCAAAAAAGGCTTGGAACATCTTCTGCATTGATTAAAAAAGGGCAAAATACAAATCAACATGTACTGCAAGCTGAAGCTAAGCCGATTATGGTGGCACAAGACGTGATGCAAGGCAAAGAAACTCAACTTTTGCCAAAAAGCGAACAAGCATTAAAAATTATTCGCTTGTTGAAGCCGACCACCAACACAGATGATTGCCCGACTTTATTTGGTGAATCAGATTATTTTGAGTCAGATCGCGTGGTCATTACACCAATTACTTCGGAATTAAGCATCGTACATCATCCTTGTTGGTCAGGCGCATATAATTTTGGTACAGGCGTTTGGGTCATGAATAAAAAACTGACACAAGTCAAACAATTGGTCAGTACATCCATCAGTGATGAGTCAGACAATCAACTTTTTGAAAATCATAAAGGTCGTGGTATAGGTGATTGTTGGTCTCAGACTGAATGGACGTGGAATGGTCAGCGTTATGTACAAACCCTAGACTCAACGACAGGCATGTGCAAAGGTTTTGCAGGGGGTGCATGGAGTTTGCCGACGGTCATTGTAGAGGTGAAAGGTTTAAAACAGTAA
- a CDS encoding tRNA dihydrouridine synthase: MKLVLAPMEGLTDPIMRDVLTSVGSFDWCVTEFIRVTDSILPDHIYHSYCPELNNDGKTAAGTPVHVQFLGNNPDMLAANAVRAVELGAPAIDLNFGCPAKTVNRHRGGSVLLDEPEVVHELVKAVRDAVPTHIPVSAKMRLGYMDRNFTMENAHAIEDAGAAWVTVHARTKADGYTPPAFWDLLHPIRESLNINVIANGEIWTNANAKQCQLESGCEDLMIGRGAVTTPDLTQCIRKNTDEALITWNELLGLQIRFLNGSYKKEMNMVGRYKQWLGMMSKHYPEAKALWDEVKRLKKIDEVVEKLNLSKN; the protein is encoded by the coding sequence TTGAAACTCGTTCTTGCACCCATGGAAGGCTTAACCGACCCTATTATGCGTGATGTACTGACATCTGTCGGCAGCTTCGACTGGTGTGTAACTGAGTTCATTCGTGTCACAGATTCGATATTACCCGATCATATTTACCACAGCTATTGTCCTGAATTAAATAATGACGGTAAAACAGCGGCAGGTACACCTGTCCATGTACAGTTTTTGGGAAATAATCCTGACATGCTTGCAGCCAATGCAGTGCGAGCTGTTGAACTAGGTGCGCCTGCGATTGACCTTAACTTTGGCTGTCCTGCAAAAACGGTAAATCGTCACCGAGGTGGTTCCGTACTCTTAGATGAACCTGAAGTGGTGCATGAGTTGGTTAAAGCTGTACGTGATGCTGTACCAACACATATTCCTGTCTCAGCAAAAATGCGTTTGGGTTATATGGATCGTAACTTCACTATGGAAAATGCGCATGCCATTGAAGACGCAGGCGCAGCATGGGTAACGGTACATGCGCGTACCAAAGCTGATGGCTATACCCCACCTGCTTTTTGGGATCTATTACATCCTATCCGTGAATCACTCAACATCAATGTCATTGCCAATGGTGAAATTTGGACCAATGCCAATGCAAAACAGTGTCAACTTGAATCAGGCTGTGAAGATTTAATGATTGGTCGTGGTGCAGTGACCACACCTGACTTAACCCAATGTATTCGCAAAAATACCGATGAAGCCTTGATTACATGGAACGAATTACTTGGTTTACAGATTCGGTTTTTAAATGGCAGCTATAAAAAAGAAATGAATATGGTTGGGCGTTATAAACAATGGCTCGGCATGATGTCAAAACATTATCCTGAAGCCAAAGCCTTGTGGGATGAAGTCAAGCGTTTGAAAAAAATTGATGAAGTGGTTGAAAAACTTAACCTTTCCAAAAATTGA
- a CDS encoding inner membrane protein YpjD, whose amino-acid sequence MISLPLVYTILALIAYTTSFWYLFMHLMSKRAPNHWFIGVVLGLGLLLHAAVLYNNMITPSGINYDVFNLMSFTSGLMLLLSVLFSTYRPVIALNLLGIPVAALGLILGFAFSVPRQFIEMHSLGLDTHIILSLSAYAVLLMATIQAVLMWLQNRELKKKQKKRVWVNLLPPLQVMESLLFDMLITGFALLTVALGFGFFTVENFFAQHLAHKTAFSIISWFVYGALLLGHYKFGWRGQKAIRFTIIGFFLLAIGFIGSKFILEMILHR is encoded by the coding sequence ATGATTAGCCTCCCCTTGGTGTATACCATTTTAGCATTAATTGCCTATACCACATCATTTTGGTATTTATTTATGCATCTAATGTCTAAACGTGCGCCAAACCATTGGTTTATTGGCGTTGTCTTAGGCTTAGGGCTATTGTTACATGCTGCTGTACTGTATAACAATATGATCACCCCGTCGGGGATCAATTATGATGTATTTAATTTAATGTCTTTTACATCAGGTTTAATGTTGTTACTGAGTGTATTGTTTAGTACCTATCGACCTGTCATTGCGCTAAATCTATTAGGCATCCCTGTAGCAGCTTTAGGTCTAATCTTAGGCTTTGCTTTTAGTGTCCCTCGCCAGTTTATTGAAATGCATTCTTTAGGTTTAGATACGCATATCATTTTATCTTTATCTGCTTATGCCGTGTTATTGATGGCAACCATCCAAGCTGTACTGATGTGGTTACAAAATAGGGAACTCAAGAAAAAACAAAAAAAACGTGTTTGGGTCAACTTATTACCCCCCTTGCAAGTCATGGAATCCTTGCTGTTCGATATGTTGATCACAGGTTTTGCTTTATTAACGGTCGCACTGGGTTTTGGTTTCTTTACCGTTGAAAACTTCTTTGCACAACATTTAGCACATAAAACGGCATTTAGTATTATTTCTTGGTTTGTCTATGGTGCATTATTGCTTGGGCATTATAAATTTGGTTGGCGTGGTCAAAAAGCGATTCGCTTTACCATTATTGGATTTTTCCTATTAGCCATTGGTTTTATTGGTTCTAAATTTATTTTGGAAATGATTTTGCATCGTTAA
- the ffh gene encoding signal recognition particle protein: MFDTLTERLTQSLRNVTGSGQLTEDNIKDTLREVRMALLEADVALPVTREFIAKVKEEALGQEVMTQLSPGQAFVKIVYDELTKMMGEANETLDLAAKPPVVILLAGLQGAGKTTTAAKLARFLKERQKKKVAMVSADVYRPAAIKQLQTVAAEVGVDFIESEASEDPIKIAQRAIGQAKINFNDVLIVDTAGRLHVDDDMMDEIKALHASINPTETLFVVDAMTGQDAANTAKAFNDALPLTGVILTKTDGDARGGAALSVRAITGKPIKFLGMGEKLDALEPFHPERVAQRILGMGDVLSLVEEVERKIDKEKAEKMAKKLQKGGSFNFEDMLMQFEQMNKMGGMMGFLDKLPGMSNSGIQDAIAQTNPEKQVKKMEAIIQSMTIKERRNPDLMNPSRKKRIAAGCGMDVVEVNKLIKQHAQMAKMMKKFANPSGMAKMMRSLSGLQKQFGGGGGMGPLFGNNEPKK, translated from the coding sequence ATGTTTGATACCTTAACAGAACGACTCACGCAGAGTCTCAGAAATGTTACTGGCTCAGGACAACTGACCGAAGATAATATTAAAGACACTTTACGTGAAGTGCGTATGGCACTGCTCGAGGCCGATGTTGCTCTGCCTGTAACTCGTGAGTTTATCGCGAAAGTTAAGGAAGAGGCATTGGGTCAGGAAGTGATGACACAGCTTTCACCAGGTCAAGCTTTCGTTAAAATTGTCTATGACGAACTCACCAAAATGATGGGTGAGGCCAACGAAACCTTAGATTTGGCTGCAAAACCACCTGTGGTGATTTTACTTGCAGGTTTGCAAGGTGCGGGTAAAACTACAACTGCTGCAAAACTTGCACGTTTCTTAAAAGAACGTCAAAAGAAAAAAGTGGCAATGGTCTCTGCTGACGTTTATCGTCCTGCGGCAATTAAACAGTTGCAAACTGTTGCAGCTGAAGTCGGTGTGGACTTTATTGAGTCTGAAGCATCCGAAGATCCAATCAAAATTGCACAACGTGCGATTGGACAAGCGAAGATCAATTTCAATGATGTCTTGATTGTCGATACTGCGGGGCGTTTACATGTCGATGATGACATGATGGACGAAATCAAAGCATTACATGCATCGATCAATCCAACTGAAACTTTGTTTGTCGTTGATGCGATGACGGGGCAGGATGCAGCCAATACAGCCAAGGCATTCAACGATGCATTACCTTTGACAGGGGTCATCCTGACTAAGACCGATGGTGATGCGCGTGGTGGTGCGGCACTTTCAGTCCGGGCAATCACAGGTAAGCCAATCAAATTTTTAGGTATGGGTGAAAAACTTGATGCCTTAGAGCCATTCCATCCTGAGCGTGTTGCACAACGTATCTTAGGTATGGGTGATGTACTTTCTCTTGTCGAAGAAGTTGAACGTAAAATCGACAAAGAAAAAGCCGAAAAAATGGCGAAAAAATTGCAAAAAGGCGGCAGCTTCAACTTTGAAGATATGCTGATGCAATTTGAACAAATGAATAAGATGGGTGGCATGATGGGCTTCTTGGATAAGTTGCCTGGCATGAGTAATTCAGGAATTCAAGATGCAATTGCACAAACGAACCCTGAAAAGCAAGTGAAAAAGATGGAAGCGATTATCCAGTCGATGACCATCAAAGAGCGTCGTAATCCAGATTTGATGAATCCAAGCCGTAAAAAACGTATTGCAGCGGGTTGTGGTATGGATGTTGTTGAAGTGAATAAACTGATCAAACAACATGCACAAATGGCCAAAATGATGAAAAAATTTGCCAATCCATCAGGGATGGCAAAAATGATGCGTTCATTAAGTGGCTTACAAAAACAATTTGGTGGCGGTGGTGGTATGGGGCCATTATTTGGTAATAATGAACCTAAAAAATAA
- a CDS encoding IS982 family transposase, which yields MPIDTQLTTLFCLIDDFCADITNNVEQYRLTSGQAKRLRQSKISASEVLTLLLWFHLTGSRNFKAFYLYWAKPFLCSYFPNLPSYNRFIELKAKYVMYFVALIESLKVQSSGIAFIDSTKLAVCHNKRIQQHRVFVDSASRGKTSVDWFYGFKIHLICDHVGRLVSYCITTGNVDDRKVLPELIEHSKLKGKLFGDRGYIGKNWKDRLAEVGVQLITRVKRNMKPQVLDPFDHAVLKKRGIIEAPFNLMKSQFDLEHTRHRSKIGLLTTIFSALTLYALVLVNGYNSGIQQILKPIELKSA from the coding sequence ATGCCTATCGATACACAGCTTACAACACTTTTTTGTTTAATTGATGATTTTTGTGCTGATATTACCAACAATGTTGAACAATATAGGCTTACTTCAGGACAAGCTAAGCGATTGCGCCAAAGTAAAATCAGTGCTTCTGAAGTTCTCACTTTATTATTGTGGTTTCATCTAACAGGGAGTAGAAACTTCAAGGCTTTTTATCTTTATTGGGCTAAGCCTTTTCTTTGCTCTTACTTTCCAAACTTACCTAGCTATAACCGATTCATTGAATTAAAAGCAAAATATGTGATGTATTTTGTCGCTCTTATTGAGAGTTTAAAGGTGCAATCCTCTGGAATTGCTTTTATTGATTCTACCAAATTAGCTGTGTGTCATAATAAACGTATTCAGCAACACCGTGTATTTGTAGACAGCGCAAGTCGGGGGAAAACCTCTGTAGATTGGTTTTATGGTTTCAAAATTCATTTGATTTGCGATCATGTTGGACGCTTAGTTTCTTATTGTATAACAACAGGTAACGTTGATGACCGTAAAGTATTACCAGAATTAATAGAACACTCAAAATTAAAAGGTAAGTTGTTTGGTGATCGTGGCTATATTGGTAAGAATTGGAAGGATCGCCTTGCAGAAGTTGGTGTTCAACTGATTACACGTGTAAAAAGAAATATGAAACCACAAGTTTTAGATCCATTTGATCATGCTGTATTAAAAAAACGTGGAATTATTGAAGCACCATTTAATTTGATGAAAAGTCAATTTGATCTTGAACACACTCGCCATAGATCAAAAATAGGATTATTGACGACAATATTCTCAGCTTTAACCTTATATGCGTTGGTACTTGTGAATGGATATAATTCAGGAATTCAGCAGATTTTAAAACCTATTGAATTAAAATCTGCTTAA
- a CDS encoding RBBP9/YdeN family alpha/beta hydrolase, with protein MNTVFVVHGYRAAPENHWFPWLAQKIQSVGATCEIVHLEDADAPNYAVWKECLHMQISPLDENSIVIAHSLGCLSSLDFLSEALKTKKIKAIFLIAPFKALLPALPELNEFIQQAKIDEFVIHTAIQKRFVFLSNNDPYVAAQLSIRLGQAIHAQLVEVPSAGHFMQYNGFTEFPQLWDKLSPLIAIPQNINK; from the coding sequence ATGAATACTGTTTTTGTTGTCCACGGCTATCGTGCAGCACCAGAAAATCATTGGTTTCCTTGGCTTGCACAGAAAATCCAATCTGTTGGGGCTACGTGTGAGATTGTTCATTTAGAAGATGCAGATGCACCGAATTACGCCGTGTGGAAAGAATGCTTACACATGCAAATTTCCCCTTTGGATGAAAATAGTATTGTGATTGCGCATAGTTTAGGTTGTTTGAGTAGTTTAGATTTTTTATCAGAAGCACTCAAAACGAAGAAAATTAAGGCAATTTTTTTAATAGCACCTTTTAAAGCATTATTACCTGCATTGCCTGAATTAAATGAATTTATTCAACAAGCCAAAATAGATGAATTTGTCATTCATACTGCAATTCAGAAACGCTTTGTATTTTTATCGAATAATGATCCTTATGTTGCTGCACAGTTGAGTATTCGTTTAGGGCAAGCGATCCATGCGCAATTGGTTGAAGTACCATCTGCTGGGCATTTTATGCAGTACAATGGCTTTACTGAATTTCCTCAGTTATGGGACAAATTAAGCCCATTGATTGCGATACCACAGAATATAAACAAGTAA
- a CDS encoding toxin-antitoxin system YwqK family antitoxin, with protein sequence MMPNFKQLFLISLLGLSITGCSQLQTNNSTAISNEIKQQLQTEEPIVAYFDKDASLGEEYDSGYSATPLKDGYYRKLLGRDKDGRFLVQDFYQNSHKKQTAPFWIKEPLALRSFDIIFTDGPITTYFENGQIASTANYNEGMEVGLSKTFYHNGQQAYEYEIADPDLHSYKIKFWYENGKPAVEGFAAYEDDKPTYNAKAWDEQGQLVTDNTEINNIVESIYEKTNE encoded by the coding sequence ATGATGCCAAATTTCAAACAACTTTTTTTGATCAGCCTACTTGGACTTTCAATTACAGGGTGTAGTCAATTACAGACCAATAACTCCACTGCTATTTCTAATGAAATTAAACAACAACTGCAAACAGAAGAACCTATTGTGGCATATTTTGATAAAGATGCCAGTTTAGGTGAAGAATATGACTCAGGTTATTCAGCAACGCCATTAAAAGATGGTTACTACCGTAAGCTTTTGGGACGCGACAAAGATGGACGTTTCTTAGTACAAGATTTTTATCAAAATAGTCATAAAAAACAAACAGCTCCTTTTTGGATCAAAGAACCTTTAGCTTTACGTAGCTTTGATATTATTTTCACGGATGGCCCAATTACCACTTATTTTGAAAATGGGCAAATTGCATCCACAGCAAACTATAATGAAGGTATGGAAGTTGGTCTTTCCAAAACCTTTTATCACAATGGGCAACAAGCTTATGAATATGAAATCGCAGACCCTGACCTTCATTCATACAAAATTAAATTTTGGTATGAAAATGGCAAACCTGCTGTTGAAGGTTTTGCTGCCTATGAAGACGATAAACCCACTTATAATGCAAAAGCATGGGATGAACAAGGACAGCTTGTGACAGACAATACCGAGATCAACAATATTGTTGAAAGTATTTATGAAAAAACCAATGAATAA